In Candidatus Sodalis pierantonius str. SOPE, one DNA window encodes the following:
- the nrdI gene encoding class Ib ribonucleoside-diphosphate reductase assembly flavoprotein NrdI, with translation MTALVYFSSSSESTHRFVSKLGLPALRIPLEMRESVKANAPYILILPSYGGGSTRGAVPRQVIRFLNDPLNRSLLRGVIGAGNRNFGAAFCLAGDIVAEKCQVPLLYRFELLGTSEDVVQVRKGVTEF, from the coding sequence GACCGCGTTGGTTTATTTTTCCAGCAGTTCGGAAAGTACTCACCGCTTCGTCAGCAAATTAGGGCTGCCGGCGCTGCGTATTCCTCTTGAGATGCGCGAGAGCGTGAAAGCGAATGCCCCCTATATTCTTATTTTACCGAGCTACGGCGGCGGCTCGACCCGCGGCGCCGTACCGCGTCAGGTCATCCGTTTTCTCAACGATCCGTTAAACCGTTCCCTGTTGCGCGGCGTCATCGGCGCCGGCAACCGGAACTTCGGTGCGGCCTTCTGTTTGGCGGGCGATATCGTCGCTGAAAAATGTCAGGTTCCCCTGCTCTATCGCTTTGAGCTTCTGGGGACGTCGGAAGATGTCGTACAGGTACGTAAGGGAGTGACCGAATTTTGA